The following proteins come from a genomic window of Candidatus Delongbacteria bacterium:
- a CDS encoding amidohydrolase, which translates to MDYSEVIVNHRRYLHTIPEIGFQEYKTSGYIYNKLVSLNCFQIKKYAGTGIVASYKVNNDKFTAFRSDIDALPVTELTDLDFSSEHNGFMHACGHDFHMAILLTFAEFIKDTKPQKNILLIFQPAEEGPAGGKKMVEEGLFNDFPTNEVFALHTSPKYRTGSIGVNHSKMFAGTVEFHLKLKGRGGHAAYPHRVDDVNTAGASLILQLNTITSRFLDPIHENVLSIGYIQGGKIANVIPEEFIIHGTARSYNRDDISVIKRKLMDMTEGVAKSYGLEFEVDFVSEYVPVINSKESADKIIESARKSMFDVVDCPPEMTGEDFGFMNSLVGGAIFWLGVGYNDESKNYNLHNPKYSPDENALKIGFEILKGLI; encoded by the coding sequence ATGGACTACAGTGAAGTAATTGTAAATCATAGAAGATATTTACATACTATTCCGGAAATTGGTTTTCAAGAATACAAAACATCAGGCTATATATATAATAAACTGGTTTCTCTGAACTGTTTCCAAATAAAAAAATATGCAGGGACGGGAATTGTAGCATCTTACAAAGTAAACAATGATAAGTTTACAGCTTTTAGGAGTGATATCGATGCTTTACCAGTTACAGAATTAACAGATTTAGATTTTAGCTCAGAACACAATGGTTTTATGCATGCTTGTGGGCATGATTTTCATATGGCAATTTTGCTTACATTTGCTGAATTTATAAAGGATACCAAACCTCAAAAAAATATTCTTTTAATATTCCAACCAGCAGAAGAGGGACCTGCAGGTGGGAAAAAAATGGTTGAAGAAGGATTGTTTAATGATTTCCCAACAAATGAAGTTTTTGCTCTGCATACATCTCCAAAATATAGAACAGGTTCCATTGGAGTTAATCACTCAAAAATGTTTGCAGGTACAGTTGAGTTTCATTTAAAATTGAAGGGGAGAGGAGGACACGCTGCTTATCCACACAGAGTTGACGATGTAAACACAGCAGGGGCTTCACTAATTCTTCAATTAAATACTATTACCTCAAGATTTTTAGATCCTATACATGAAAACGTTTTATCAATAGGATACATACAGGGTGGGAAAATTGCCAATGTAATACCAGAAGAGTTTATAATTCACGGTACAGCTAGGTCTTACAATAGAGATGATATTTCGGTAATTAAAAGAAAATTGATGGATATGACTGAGGGTGTAGCAAAATCTTATGGGTTAGAGTTTGAAGTGGATTTTGTTTCGGAGTATGTACCCGTCATAAATAGCAAGGAAAGTGCTGACAAAATTATTGAATCTGCTAGAAAGTCAATGTTTGATGTAGTTGATTGTCCACCTGAGATGACTGGAGAAGATTTCGGTTTTATGAATTCACTGGTAGGAGGGGCGATTTTTTGGTTGGGAGTTGGATATAATGATGAATCAAAAAACTACAATCTTCATAATCCAAAATACTCTCCAGATGAAAATGCTTTGAAAATAGGATTTGAGATTTTGAAAGGTTTAATTTAA
- the rpiB gene encoding ribose 5-phosphate isomerase B encodes MKKIYLGSDHGGFELKEHIVGYLISMGHDVIDLGTRSTESVDYPYFGREVAKAVVSDNAMGIIVCGTGIGISIAANKVSGARAALCHCVEYAKLSRQHNNANILALGGRFIDEVLAFEIVEAFLETEFEGGRHEKRVADIENING; translated from the coding sequence ATGAAAAAAATTTATCTGGGATCAGATCACGGCGGGTTTGAACTGAAAGAGCATATAGTTGGATATCTCATTAGTATGGGTCATGATGTAATTGATTTGGGTACAAGATCAACCGAATCTGTTGATTATCCATATTTTGGTAGAGAAGTTGCAAAAGCTGTTGTGAGCGATAATGCTATGGGTATAATTGTTTGTGGAACAGGTATTGGAATTTCTATTGCTGCGAACAAAGTTTCTGGAGCCAGAGCTGCTCTTTGTCACTGTGTCGAATACGCGAAGCTTTCGAGACAGCACAATAATGCTAATATTTTAGCTTTAGGAGGAAGATTCATTGACGAGGTTCTTGCTTTTGAAATTGTAGAGGCATTCCTTGAAACTGAATTTGAAGGTGGAAGACACGAAAAAAGAGTGGCCGATATTGAGAATATTAATGGGTAA